A portion of the Candidatus Ruthia endofausta genome contains these proteins:
- the fmt gene encoding methionyl-tRNA formyltransferase, producing MHAKSISFKARIVFAGTPEFSVDILEALINAKYDIVGVYCQPDRPKGRGRALTACPVKKKALEHNLNVFQPENLKDNKIQQILAKLNADVMVVVAYGQILPAKILNMPKYGCLNIHGSLLPRWRGAAPIQRAILAGDKTTGIGIMQMNEGLDTGKILLEKTCPVTLTDTAQSLHDKLAKLGSSAIVEVLDNLGNLSPIAQSKNNITYAKKLEKEEAWIDWTQSATQIHQQIRAFNPYPITQTYASSNRFDIKVLRILSASVIIANSNHNPGSIIKYNKGECIVATGNGALSLENLQLLGKKALNIKDFSNAYTLTQLFSD from the coding sequence ATGCACGCCAAAAGTATTTCTTTCAAGGCGCGCATTGTCTTTGCAGGTACGCCTGAGTTTTCGGTAGACATCTTAGAAGCACTAATTAACGCCAAATATGATATTGTTGGCGTATATTGTCAACCTGATCGCCCTAAAGGTCGTGGGAGAGCATTAACAGCCTGCCCTGTCAAAAAAAAAGCATTAGAACACAACTTAAACGTTTTTCAACCTGAAAACTTAAAAGACAATAAAATTCAACAAATCTTAGCAAAACTCAATGCAGATGTGATGGTAGTAGTAGCTTATGGGCAAATATTGCCTGCTAAAATTCTCAATATGCCTAAGTATGGTTGTCTTAATATCCACGGCTCATTATTACCACGTTGGCGCGGCGCAGCACCTATTCAGCGTGCAATTTTAGCAGGTGACAAAACCACGGGCATCGGTATTATGCAAATGAATGAGGGCTTAGATACAGGCAAGATCTTACTTGAAAAAACCTGTCCAGTCACGCTCACTGATACAGCACAATCCTTGCATGACAAATTGGCCAAACTTGGTTCTAGTGCTATTGTTGAAGTCCTAGATAATCTTGGTAATTTATCGCCAATAGCACAAAGTAAAAACAACATCACTTACGCCAAAAAACTCGAAAAAGAGGAAGCATGGATTGATTGGACTCAAAGTGCGACACAAATCCATCAACAAATTAGAGCGTTTAACCCCTACCCTATCACCCAAACCTACGCATCAAGCAACAGGTTTGATATTAAAGTTCTACGTATTTTATCTGCCTCTGTAATAATAGCAAATAGCAATCACAACCCAGGTAGTATTATTAAATACAATAAGGGGGAGTGTATTGTTGCTACTGGAAATGGTGCGTTAAGCTTAGAAAATTTACAACTTTTAGGCAAAAAAGCACTTAATATCAAAGATTTTAGTAACGCCTATACACTTACTCAATTATTTTCGGATTAA
- the argH gene encoding argininosuccinate lyase, which yields MTSDTQHKRHTTVLKEASRQTTQTNQSWGGRFSEPTDEFVKIFGASIFFDKILAPYDIQGSIAHATMLQEVGLLTNNEKNQIIKGLEKILDDIKTDKFKWSVTLEDVHMNIEAHLVKMIGDAGKKLHTGRSRNDQVATDIRLYLRDQIDDIINEIKRLQLTLTDIAEKETNTIMPGFTHLQAAQPISFGHHMMAYFEMLARDVERLLDCRKRINSMPLGSAALAGTTYPINRTRTAELLNFERICLNSLDGVSDRDFAIEFLSAASIIMMHLSRFSEELILWSSAQFNFIELPDRFCTGSSIMPQKKNPDVPELVRGKTGRVYGNLTSLLTIMKSQPLAYNKDNQEDKEPLFDTVDTLKACLHVFADMVPTIQTKRNNMYNSAKQGYTTATDLVDYLVNKGLPFRDAHEVVGKSVAYGIEHQKDLSELSLEELQAFNDRIENDVFGILSLEGSLNARNHLSATSPNQVKQAIKIAREILK from the coding sequence ATGACGAGCGACACACAACATAAACGACATACAACAGTCCTCAAAGAGGCGTCTAGGCAAACAACACAAACCAATCAATCTTGGGGCGGGCGTTTTAGTGAGCCAACAGATGAATTTGTTAAAATTTTTGGCGCGTCAATATTCTTTGACAAGATTCTAGCACCTTACGATATTCAAGGCTCAATTGCGCACGCCACCATGTTGCAAGAAGTCGGTTTACTCACTAACAATGAAAAGAATCAAATTATTAAAGGTCTTGAGAAAATTCTAGATGACATCAAAACCGATAAATTTAAGTGGTCAGTAACACTTGAAGATGTACACATGAATATTGAGGCGCATTTGGTTAAGATGATTGGCGATGCAGGCAAGAAACTACACACAGGACGTTCTCGCAATGACCAAGTAGCAACCGATATTCGCCTTTATTTACGTGATCAAATTGATGATATTATTAATGAAATCAAGCGTCTACAACTAACACTAACTGATATAGCCGAAAAAGAAACCAATACGATTATGCCTGGCTTTACTCATCTTCAAGCCGCACAACCCATCAGTTTTGGCCATCACATGATGGCTTATTTTGAAATGTTAGCGCGTGATGTAGAGCGTCTACTTGATTGTCGGAAACGCATCAATTCAATGCCACTAGGTTCAGCGGCACTGGCAGGCACCACTTATCCAATTAATCGCACGCGTACCGCTGAGTTATTAAACTTTGAACGCATTTGCCTTAATTCACTTGATGGCGTGAGTGATCGAGATTTTGCCATTGAATTTTTATCCGCAGCAAGCATCATCATGATGCATCTTTCACGTTTTTCAGAAGAGCTTATTTTATGGTCAAGTGCGCAATTTAATTTTATCGAATTACCTGATAGATTTTGCACAGGCTCATCCATCATGCCACAAAAAAAAAACCCAGACGTGCCTGAATTGGTTCGCGGAAAAACAGGCCGCGTATATGGCAATTTAACCTCACTGCTGACGATTATGAAATCTCAACCACTGGCTTATAACAAAGACAATCAAGAAGACAAAGAGCCATTATTTGATACGGTTGACACCTTAAAAGCCTGTTTGCATGTGTTTGCAGACATGGTGCCAACCATTCAAACCAAGCGTAACAATATGTATAACTCAGCCAAACAAGGCTACACCACAGCCACTGATTTGGTTGACTATTTAGTTAATAAAGGGTTGCCATTTAGAGATGCACACGAAGTAGTTGGAAAATCAGTTGCTTACGGTATTGAGCACCAAAAAGATTTAAGCGAGCTTAGTTTGGAAGAATTACAAGCTTTTAATGATCGAATTGAAAATGATGTATTTGGAATACTCTCACTAGAAGGCTCATTAAATGCACGCAACCACTTAAGCGCAACTAGCCCCAACCAAGTCAAACAAGCCATCAAAATAGCAAGAGAAATTTTAAAATGA
- the hemC gene encoding hydroxymethylbilane synthase yields the protein MNKTLRIATRQSPLALWQAEYVQTRLEKLYPNLTVVLVEMSTKGDQILNSPLPKIGGKGLFIKELEVSMMKGMADIAVHSMKDVPYEIPQGFELGAILKRENPFDAFVSNDFSSIDDLPQNAKVGTCSMRRIVQLKAIRPDLKILDLRGNINTRLKKLDEGEFDGIILACAGLIRLGLEDRIKQQISDQQSLPAIGQGAVGIEIRENDTGILKLIKPLIDVETTYRISAERAMNARLEGGCLVPIAGFALVNNEQITLTGLVGNVDTGVILKEQVLGHVSQAETLGVELANKLISLGAKDILKG from the coding sequence ATGAACAAAACTCTAAGAATTGCAACTCGACAATCTCCATTGGCATTATGGCAAGCAGAGTATGTTCAAACTAGGCTAGAAAAACTCTATCCTAATCTAACAGTTGTTTTGGTAGAGATGAGCACTAAGGGCGATCAAATTCTAAATTCGCCCTTGCCAAAAATTGGCGGTAAGGGTTTGTTTATTAAAGAATTAGAAGTTAGTATGATGAAAGGCATGGCTGATATTGCCGTGCATTCTATGAAAGATGTGCCTTATGAAATACCGCAAGGGTTTGAGTTAGGGGCAATTTTAAAACGTGAAAATCCCTTTGATGCCTTTGTTTCCAATGATTTTTCTAGTATTGATGATTTGCCACAAAATGCTAAAGTTGGCACTTGTTCAATGCGCCGTATTGTGCAACTTAAAGCCATCCGACCTGATTTAAAAATCCTAGATTTGCGTGGTAATATCAATACTCGATTAAAAAAATTAGACGAAGGTGAGTTTGATGGTATTATTCTTGCTTGTGCGGGGCTTATTCGTCTAGGGCTTGAAGATAGAATTAAACAACAAATTTCTGACCAGCAAAGCCTGCCTGCCATAGGGCAAGGTGCAGTAGGTATTGAAATTCGTGAAAACGATACAGGAATCCTAAAATTAATTAAGCCCTTGATTGATGTTGAAACCACCTATAGAATAAGTGCAGAACGAGCAATGAATGCACGCCTTGAAGGTGGTTGCTTGGTGCCAATTGCAGGCTTTGCTTTGGTTAATAATGAGCAAATAACGTTAACAGGCTTGGTGGGTAATGTTGATACTGGTGTGATATTAAAAGAGCAGGTTTTAGGTCATGTTTCTCAAGCAGAGACTTTGGGTGTTGAATTAGCAAACAAACTAATATCATTAGGTGCTAAAGATATTTTAAAAGGCTAA
- a CDS encoding 4a-hydroxytetrahydrobiopterin dehydratase has protein sequence MSTQPNLKMLFKLSGWVMLDGKLHQAFIFNDFTQAFGFITQVAIEASKMNHHPHWSNVYQTVVIDLITHSEGLVTQLDVELAGKISDIFNHMSK, from the coding sequence ATGAGCACACAACCTAATTTAAAGATGTTGTTTAAATTATCAGGTTGGGTAATGCTTGATGGTAAATTGCATCAAGCCTTTATTTTTAATGATTTTACTCAGGCTTTTGGCTTTATAACGCAAGTTGCTATTGAGGCCTCAAAGATGAATCATCACCCACATTGGTCAAATGTTTATCAAACCGTTGTGATTGATTTAATCACACATAGTGAAGGCTTAGTTACCCAATTGGATGTCGAATTGGCCGGTAAAATTAGTGATATTTTTAACCATATGAGTAAGTAA
- the ftsY gene encoding signal recognition particle-docking protein FtsY, which produces MFNFFKKNQSKSEGLDADKPASLRQRLNKSRQKLGSGLSSLLLGKKEINDDLLEALETLLITADVGINTTDKILESVRKNASRNTLKDAENLYQFLKDELAKLLLEDNQLNTNINETFVILVVGVNGAGKTTLIGKMAKSFQNQGKSVMLAAGDTFRAAAVEQLRVWGQRNNTPVVAQTTGTDAASVIFDAYQSAQAKNIDILIADTAGRLHTQNNLMQELAKIKRVIAKQNENAPHETMLVIDGGSGQNVINQAKEFNKAVTLSGISITKLDGTAKGGILFAIADELNLPIRYIGVGEEINDLKAFQSKEFINALFD; this is translated from the coding sequence ATGTTTAATTTTTTTAAAAAAAATCAGTCTAAATCAGAAGGTTTAGACGCAGACAAGCCAGCTTCATTAAGACAACGTCTAAATAAATCTAGACAAAAACTAGGGTCTGGCTTATCTTCTTTATTATTAGGTAAAAAAGAAATTAATGACGATTTATTAGAGGCATTAGAAACCCTATTAATCACTGCTGATGTTGGCATTAATACCACAGATAAAATACTAGAGTCTGTACGTAAAAATGCCTCTAGAAACACCTTAAAAGATGCTGAAAACTTGTATCAATTCTTAAAAGATGAATTGGCTAAATTGCTCCTTGAAGATAACCAGCTTAATACTAATATTAATGAGACTTTTGTTATTCTAGTCGTAGGTGTTAATGGCGCTGGCAAAACCACCTTGATTGGCAAAATGGCAAAATCTTTTCAAAATCAAGGCAAGTCGGTTATGTTGGCAGCAGGCGATACCTTTCGTGCCGCTGCTGTTGAACAACTCAGAGTGTGGGGGCAGCGCAATAACACACCTGTTGTAGCACAAACAACGGGTACCGATGCAGCTTCAGTTATCTTTGATGCCTACCAATCAGCACAAGCTAAAAATATTGATATTTTAATTGCCGACACTGCAGGGCGATTACATACACAGAACAACCTTATGCAAGAACTAGCCAAAATTAAGCGTGTCATTGCGAAACAAAATGAAAACGCACCGCATGAAACCATGCTGGTTATTGACGGCGGATCAGGGCAAAATGTCATCAATCAAGCTAAAGAATTTAACAAAGCAGTTACTTTAAGCGGCATTAGTATCACTAAGCTAGATGGCACCGCCAAAGGCGGGATTTTATTTGCAATTGCCGATGAACTTAATCTGCCCATTCGTTATATTGGTGTAGGTGAAGAGATTAACGATCTTAAAGCTTTTCAATCCAAAGAATTCATCAACGCTTTGTTTGATTAA